One Malaclemys terrapin pileata isolate rMalTer1 chromosome 21, rMalTer1.hap1, whole genome shotgun sequence DNA window includes the following coding sequences:
- the SAP25 gene encoding histone deacetylase complex subunit SAP25, translating into MLFEELDPRHGLWDEDGESGESEEEEALGSDWAEDRGWLQEEPRVGHSLLHPCNKSTRPRPCRRQLFSPCRPWPHDPAPSQGSLPCWAGHLSGAGLNREPTGTDLGPHPAGLAPNPTASANPAAYESPWEPGTGHSLSTRTLSHPSFYPYYAALSCSAPGTHPVPHGDRPQGSGLQGGPATGSGLLLPISSSEFFYTDPLMPPGHRVYNYLSQPSQQVCQSLRLSTPDPIMSVREASPPPCPLPPFLPPRGMKWLSQAEYNAVSALLELPYEEPACSPGESSPGTQLLLSAVEPEYGRVVTQEAANALLSLHSSPDTLGEHLGGTEPPALPHGLGSVMLGAFFPHGAVGAAPL; encoded by the exons ATGCTGTTTGAGGAGCTCGACCCCCGGCACGGCCTGTGGGATGAGGACGGCGAGAGCGGCGAGTCGGAGGAGGAAGAGGCCTTGGGGTCGGACTGGGCAGAGGACAGGGGCTG GCTGCAGGAGGAGCCCAGGGTGGGTCACAGCCTCCTCCATCCGTGTAACAAGTCTACGAGGCCTCGGCCATGTCGCCGGCAGCTCTTCTCCCCGTGCAGGCCCTGGCCCCACGACCCTGCCCCGAGCCAGGGCTCGCTCCCCTGCTGGGCAG GGCACCTTTCTGGAGCTGGGCTGAACCGTGAGCCGACAGGCACCGATCTCGGGCCTCACCCAGCTGGGCTGGCACCAAACCCGACAGCGTCTGCGAACCCGGCTGCCTACGAGAGCCCCTGGGAGCCTGGGACG GGTCACTCGCTCTCCACCCGGACGctctcccatccctccttctaCCCCTACTACGCGGCTTTGTCTTGCTCCGCACCAGGGACCCATCCAGTGCCCCACGGGGAccggccccagggctctggcctgcaggGGGGCCCAGCCACTGGATCAG gTCTCCTGCTTCCCATTAGTTCCAGTGAATTCTTCTACACAGATCCCCTGATGCCCCCAGGGCACCGGGTCTACAACTACCTTTCCCAACCCTCCCAGCAG GTCTGTCAGAGTCTCCGTCTCAGCACCCCAGACCCCATCATGTCGGTCCGTGaggcctctcctcctccctgcccgctgccccccttcctgcctcccaggggCATGAAATGGCTCTCGCAGGCAGAATACAATGCGGTCAGTGCCTTACTggagctgccatatgaggagccGGCCTGCAGCCCCGGGGAGAGCTCGCCCGGAACCCAGCTCCTCCTGTCAGCCGTGGAACCGGAGTATGGCCGGGTGGTAACCCAGGAGGCCGCTaatgccctgctcagcctgcacAGCTCCCCAGACACACTGGGGGAGCACCTGGGGGGCACTGAACCCCCAGCGCTTCCCCATGGCCTTGGGTCCGTCATGCTAGGGGCCTTCTTCCCCCATGGGGCTGTAGGGGCAGCACCACTTTAA
- the LOC128827113 gene encoding E3 ubiquitin-protein ligase RNF19B-like: MPSGQWRALAEQFQVICPPGGAPGAGSPGALGRKMTCGHWVSAAGLRGWVRALLDQGVTSFCCPRCPDTPWLWQELCKLGLFSDEDRATLEAQILAQDGARGSYRQCPRCQHLVQRLDPGTLRTPCLPCSQRAGALYCFCWGCRTEWRDPSSHADSRCPLQAALHDAPKIHAPRSSVHSCPSLRACPHCHALLSHTTQGCPMVVCPECGCWFCYRCLGLSGGHLRSCPIADPQLVCGSGDAVTLTSRGSPGVPGIMGLILGLWGGWI; encoded by the exons ATGCCGTCGGGGCAGTGGCGGGCGCTGGCCGAGCAGTTCCAGGTGATCTGCCCCCCCGGGGGGGCCCCAG gtgCGGGGTCCCCCGGGGCGCTGGGACGGAAGATGACCTGTGGGCACTGGGTGAGCGcggctgggctgcggggctgggtGCGGGCGCTGCTGGACCag GGCGTCACCTCATTCTGCTGCCCACGCTGCCCTGACACCCCTTGGCTCTGGCAGGAGCTGTGCAAACTCGGGCTCTTCTCAGACGAGGACCGGGCCACGCTGGAGGCCCAAATCCTGGCGCAGGATGGGGCTAGGGGCAGTTACCGTCAG TGCCCACGCTGCCAGCACCTTGTCCAGCGCCTGGATCCCGGGACCCtgcgcaccccctgcctgccctgctcccagcgggCCGGGGCCCTGTACTGCTTCTGCTGGGGCTGCCGCACGGAATGGAGGGACCCCTCATCCCATGCTGACTCGCGATGCCCCCTACAGGCCGCGCTGCATGACGCCCCCAAGATCCACGCCCCAAGATCGTCCGTCCACAGCTGCCCCTCGCTGCGGGCCTGTCCCCATTGCCACGCCCTCCTAAGCCACACCACGCAAGGCTGCCCCATGGTGGTCTGCCCTGAATGCGGGTGTTGGTTCTGCTACCGCTGCCTGGGTCTGTCGGGGGGACACCTGCGTTCCTGCCCCATCGCTGACCCGCAGCTGGTCTGCGGGAGTGGGGATGCGGTAACCCTAACTTCCAGGGGCAGCCCTGGAGTGCCCGGGATCATGGGCTTGATCCTGGGGCTTTGGGGAGGGTGGATCTGA